In a single window of the Antedon mediterranea chromosome 1, ecAntMedi1.1, whole genome shotgun sequence genome:
- the LOC140049339 gene encoding solute carrier family 22 member 18-like: protein MKLRSHKMLSNQLNPSDSQARPNTEEEATTKTDTDDDNQATLPRLMDGDSSTDGPRLRKTRQWAYLDMDVIKVVHVNLFLYSTCFSIQTGVLPYLTRSLNLDTVQFGYLQTTFYLVQLIGGPLYGRFADVHGSRIAMLLAFSSAALMYGILGAATSAFGVFLSRLPSLFLHAFHASQIVIVDVTEPSKRAAALGRMSLSYGLGRVIGPLIGGQVASRFSEQSSAFVACGGSLLSVLIILKFIPKNTKTSGAKDASGETKSSEGIFNISKITSILTKSPGAIFFIFFMMIAGAPSYLFEGMLSVITMETFKLTPDQTGFILSFSGVISMLVQGFGIGILTKRYSEAVILNGSIITLLISYSFLCFVSTTTHLIVVLVLITCGNGVIGTVLTSSLTKTVSVTDTGTMLGLGHASQSLVSTMSPTAGAYLLERFGLTSFGIVGVVVYLMLLFAPKK from the exons atgaagttGCGATCCCATAAAATGCTTTCAAATCAGTTAAATCCTAGTGATTCCCAAGCTAGGCCAAACACGGAAGAGGAAGCAACGACGAAGACAGATACCGATGATGATAATCAGGCCACACTGCCACGTTTGATGGATGGTGACAGTAGCACAGATGGGCCTAGACTCAGAAAAACTAGACAGTGGGCCTATCTAGATATGGACGTGATAAAAGTCGTCCACGTTAACCTGTTTTTATATTCAACATGTTTTTCGATTCAAACAGGTGTTCTGCCG TACCTTACTCGGTCATTGAACCTAGACACTGTTCAGTTTGGCTACCTCCAAACGACGTTTTATCTTGTACAATTAATAGGTGGTCCTTTGTATGGCCGATTCGCAGATGTACACGGCAGTCGTATTGCAATGCTTCTCGCATTTTCATCTGCAGCTCTTATGTATGGAATTCTTGGAGCTGCTACTTCAGCATTTGGCGTCTTTTTATCAAGGCTACCATCGTTGTTTCTTCATGCATTTCATG cttcaCAAATAGTTATTGTTGACGTGACTGAACCATCAAAACGAGCTGCTGCTTTAGGTCGCATGTCATTATCATACGGACTAGGAAGAGTGATTGGTCCGTTAATTGGAGGCCAAGTTGCAAGCAGATTCAG tgAACAGTCAAGTGCCTTTGTTGCGTGTGGAGGTTCTTTACTAAGTGTTTTAATCATCCTAAAATTCATtccaaaaaacacaaaaacctCTGGTGCTAAAGATGCTAGTGGAG AAACCAAGTCTTCCGAAGGAATTTTCAACATCTCCAAGATAACTTCCATTCTCACCAAATCTCCAGGAGCAATATTCTTCATTTTCTTTATGATGATTGCTGGTGCACCAAGTTACTTGTTTGAAGGCATGTTGTCAGTCATCACTAtggaaacatttaaattaacccCAGATCAGACGGGTTTCATACTTTCATTTTCAGGAGTGATTTCAATG CTTGTTCAAGGCTTCGGTATTGGTATTCTGACAAAGAGGTACAGCGAAGCAGTCATTTTAAACGGGTCGATTATCACTCTACTTATTTCTTATTCATTTCTG TGTTTCGTTTCAACCACAACTCATTTGATTGTGGTTCTTGTGCTAATAACGTGTGGTAATGGGGTCATAGGTACGGTACTTACGAGCTCACTAACAAAAACAGTTTCAGTAACAGATACAG GTACAATGCTAGGCCTTGGACATGCCTCTCAGTCTCTTGTTTCAACCATGTCACCGACTGCTGGAGCTTATTTACTTGAACGATTTGGTCTTACCTCATTCGGAATAGTTGGTGTTGTAGTATACTTGATGTTGCTATTTGCGCCAAAGAAATAG